A window from Agrobacterium tumefaciens encodes these proteins:
- a CDS encoding aminotransferase class IV family protein, which translates to MKRKPADLTLRETLRWEPQTGFQRIDQHMRRLLRSADALGFRAPVNAVQVLEKQVGGEKPLCVRLVMNYKGVLDVETAEFRPLQENAVWRVRIARQTTLDSADTFYRHKSSRREPYDAARAEFSAEEADEVLLLNERGELCEGSSTSIFVEMPEGPLLTPPLDSGILPGVLRADLIRERRARGQTLKPEDIAGRKLFVGNSLHGLIAAELI; encoded by the coding sequence ATGAAACGCAAACCCGCCGATCTGACCTTGAGGGAAACCCTGCGCTGGGAGCCGCAAACGGGCTTTCAGCGCATCGACCAGCATATGCGCCGGCTATTGCGCTCCGCCGATGCGCTGGGTTTTCGTGCGCCCGTCAATGCGGTTCAGGTGCTGGAAAAACAGGTGGGTGGCGAAAAGCCGCTCTGCGTCAGGCTGGTCATGAACTACAAGGGCGTGCTGGATGTCGAGACGGCCGAATTCCGTCCGTTGCAGGAAAATGCCGTCTGGCGCGTCCGCATTGCCAGACAGACCACACTCGATTCCGCCGATACCTTCTATCGTCACAAGTCCTCTCGCCGGGAGCCCTATGACGCCGCCCGCGCCGAATTTTCGGCCGAGGAGGCGGACGAGGTGCTGCTGCTCAACGAGCGCGGCGAATTGTGCGAGGGGTCATCGACCAGCATTTTCGTCGAAATGCCTGAAGGGCCGTTGCTGACGCCGCCGCTCGACAGCGGCATTCTTCCGGGTGTATTGCGCGCCGACCTTATCCGCGAACGCCGGGCACGCGGACAGACGCTGAAGCCGGAGGATATTGCCGGCCGAAAACTCTTCGTCGGCAATTCGCTGCATGGATTGATTGCAGCGGAACTGATTTAA
- a CDS encoding sigma-54-dependent transcriptional regulator codes for MTAHALVIDDDPVQRRLLKNAVERYGHLALLAENGRAGLELLKQYSGEINVIVLDLMMPEMDGLAFLKAVGELGTDVPVIVQTGQGGIDTVVQAMRAGAFDFVVKPVSPERIGAAISNALKLDRREAKARTGRRGRSNAVNFTDIVSASPAMLRVIELAQRAAQSSIPVVLEGESGVGKEMVARAIQSAGDRANKPFITVNCGAIPHNLVESILFGHEKGAFTGATEKHVGKFMEADGGTLFLDEIGDLPLDVQVKLLRAVQQGEIETVGSARVQKVNVRLISATNKNLIEEVKEGRFREDLYYRLNVFPITIPALRRRKEDIPHLARVFAERFSAEQKLPNPVGLDASALALLTAYDWPGNIRQLENAVFRAVVLSQGEELSDSDFPQIALQLPEFSNGDDGEDIIRSPSGSSLKLAAYSPPPAPESHAVIEEPSDISTTIYRGGNLISSMDDSGNIRKLAEIEEELIRFALRFYRGQMSQVARKLGIGRSTLYRKLKDYGIDPDDPLRDAA; via the coding sequence ATGACCGCGCATGCTCTCGTGATAGACGATGATCCCGTCCAGCGCCGCCTGCTCAAAAATGCGGTGGAACGTTATGGGCATCTGGCCTTGCTTGCCGAAAACGGCAGGGCGGGGCTGGAACTGCTCAAGCAATATAGCGGCGAGATCAACGTCATTGTCCTCGATCTGATGATGCCGGAAATGGACGGGCTTGCCTTTCTGAAGGCCGTTGGCGAACTCGGCACGGATGTTCCCGTCATCGTCCAGACCGGGCAGGGCGGCATCGACACCGTCGTGCAGGCCATGCGCGCCGGCGCCTTCGATTTCGTCGTGAAGCCGGTTTCGCCGGAAAGGATCGGCGCCGCCATCTCCAATGCGCTCAAGCTCGACAGGAGAGAGGCAAAGGCCCGCACGGGCAGGCGCGGACGGAGCAATGCAGTGAATTTTACCGATATCGTTTCCGCGAGCCCCGCAATGCTGAGGGTCATCGAACTTGCGCAGCGCGCTGCCCAGTCCAGCATTCCCGTGGTGCTGGAAGGCGAATCCGGCGTGGGCAAGGAAATGGTCGCCCGCGCCATCCAGTCGGCCGGCGACCGCGCGAACAAGCCGTTCATAACGGTCAATTGTGGTGCCATCCCCCATAATCTCGTGGAAAGCATCCTTTTCGGCCACGAGAAGGGCGCCTTCACCGGTGCGACAGAAAAACACGTCGGCAAGTTCATGGAGGCGGATGGCGGCACGCTGTTCCTCGATGAAATCGGCGATCTGCCGCTCGACGTGCAGGTGAAGCTGCTCCGCGCCGTCCAGCAGGGCGAAATCGAAACGGTCGGCTCCGCGCGGGTTCAGAAGGTCAATGTGCGGCTGATTTCCGCCACCAACAAGAACCTCATCGAAGAGGTGAAGGAAGGCCGCTTCCGCGAGGACCTCTATTATCGCCTCAACGTCTTTCCGATCACCATTCCGGCGCTGCGCCGCCGCAAGGAAGATATTCCCCATCTGGCGCGGGTTTTCGCCGAACGCTTTTCGGCGGAACAGAAACTGCCCAATCCCGTCGGTCTCGATGCCAGTGCGCTGGCGCTGCTGACGGCCTACGACTGGCCGGGCAATATCCGCCAGCTGGAAAACGCCGTTTTCCGCGCCGTGGTTCTCTCTCAGGGTGAGGAGCTGTCGGATTCCGATTTTCCGCAGATCGCGCTGCAGCTGCCGGAGTTTTCGAATGGCGATGATGGGGAGGATATCATCCGCTCGCCATCCGGCTCGTCGTTGAAGCTTGCGGCCTATTCGCCGCCGCCGGCTCCTGAAAGCCATGCCGTCATCGAGGAGCCTTCGGATATTTCCACCACCATTTATCGGGGCGGAAACCTGATCTCCAGCATGGACGATTCGGGTAATATTCGGAAACTGGCCGAGATCGAAGAGGAACTCATCCGTTTCGCCCTTCGTTTCTATCGCGGTCAGATGAGTCAGGTCGCGAGAAAGCTCGGCATCGGCCGCTCGACGCTTTATCGTAAGCTGAAGGATTATGGGATCGATCCGGATGATCCGCTTCGAGATGCCGCCTGA
- a CDS encoding homospermidine synthase has translation MTDANYPIYGDIDGPIIMIGFGSIGRGTLPLIERHFNFDRTRLVVIDPREDIAAFLAERNIRHVQTHLTKANYKDVLKPLLKGVQGQGFCVNLSVDAASVDLMRICRKHGMLYIDTVVEPWPGFYFDADADNRARTNYSLRETMLKERARKPGGTTAVSTCGANPGMVSWFVKQALVNLAKDTGLDIEEPQSHDREGWAKLMKQLGVKGVHVAERDTQRAKEPKPFGAFWNTWSVEGFIAEGFQPAELGWGTHENWMPKNAKKQKKGNKAAIYLDQPGANTRVRTWCPGLGAQYGFLVTHNEAISISDYFTVRNDDGDVTYRPTCHYAYHPCNDAILSLHELFGNGGNPQPIQHVLGEDELVDGADELGVLLYGHDRNAYWYGSRLSLKEARSLAPNQNATGLQVSSAVLAGMAWAIENPEAGIVEADEMDYRRCLEVQRPYLGPVEGHYTDWTPLDGRPGLFPDNIDMSDPWQFRNILVR, from the coding sequence ATGACGGACGCAAACTACCCGATCTACGGTGATATTGACGGCCCCATCATCATGATCGGCTTTGGCTCCATCGGGCGCGGCACTCTTCCGTTGATCGAGCGTCATTTCAATTTCGACAGAACCCGGCTCGTCGTCATCGATCCGCGCGAGGACATCGCAGCGTTTCTGGCGGAGAGAAATATCCGTCACGTCCAGACACATCTGACCAAGGCGAATTATAAGGACGTTCTCAAGCCGCTTCTCAAAGGCGTGCAGGGTCAGGGCTTCTGCGTCAATCTTTCGGTCGATGCCGCCTCGGTCGATCTGATGCGGATCTGCCGCAAACATGGCATGCTCTATATCGACACCGTCGTGGAACCATGGCCCGGCTTCTATTTCGACGCCGATGCCGACAATCGCGCCAGAACCAATTATTCGCTGCGCGAGACCATGCTGAAGGAAAGGGCGCGCAAGCCCGGTGGCACGACCGCGGTTTCCACCTGTGGCGCCAATCCCGGCATGGTGTCCTGGTTCGTGAAGCAGGCACTCGTCAATCTTGCCAAGGATACCGGCCTCGACATCGAGGAACCGCAGTCGCACGACCGGGAAGGCTGGGCAAAGCTGATGAAGCAGCTTGGCGTCAAGGGCGTGCATGTGGCCGAGCGCGACACCCAGCGGGCAAAGGAGCCGAAGCCTTTCGGCGCGTTCTGGAACACCTGGTCCGTGGAAGGTTTTATCGCTGAAGGTTTTCAGCCGGCCGAACTCGGCTGGGGTACGCATGAAAACTGGATGCCGAAAAACGCCAAAAAGCAGAAAAAGGGAAACAAGGCGGCGATCTATCTCGACCAGCCCGGCGCCAATACGCGGGTGCGCACCTGGTGCCCGGGGCTCGGAGCACAATATGGGTTTCTCGTCACCCACAATGAGGCTATCTCGATCTCGGATTACTTCACCGTCCGCAATGATGATGGCGACGTGACCTATCGGCCCACCTGCCACTATGCCTACCACCCCTGCAACGACGCCATTCTGTCCCTGCACGAACTTTTCGGCAATGGCGGCAACCCGCAGCCGATCCAGCATGTGCTAGGCGAAGACGAACTCGTTGACGGTGCGGACGAATTGGGCGTCCTTCTTTATGGCCACGACAGGAACGCCTATTGGTATGGTTCGCGGCTGAGCCTCAAGGAGGCACGTTCGCTTGCCCCCAACCAGAATGCCACTGGATTGCAGGTCAGTTCGGCGGTTCTGGCCGGCATGGCCTGGGCGATCGAAAACCCTGAGGCCGGCATCGTCGAGGCGGATGAGATGGATTATCGCCGTTGCCTTGAGGTGCAGCGCCCCTATCTCGGCCCTGTCGAGGGGCATTACACCGACTGGACGCCGCTTGACGGCCGGCCGGGCCTGTTCCCCGACAATATCGACATGTCCGATCCCTGGCAGTTCCGCAACATACTGGTGCGCTGA
- a CDS encoding DUF1036 domain-containing protein, with the protein MEAVTQSSLALPRHFRHLARLFSTAALFLTPFVFVETAHADFRVCNSTQNLVGVAIGYRGQDGWVSEGWWQVPSSTCATLIEGELQSRYYYLYAEDAAHGGRWTGDVNMCVAENEFKIAGVDDCYARSFQRMGFKEYDTGRQGSWMVQLSDTPGTQGNQN; encoded by the coding sequence ATGGAAGCCGTGACTCAGTCATCTCTCGCTCTTCCTCGCCACTTTCGGCATCTTGCCCGTCTTTTCTCCACAGCGGCATTGTTTCTGACCCCGTTTGTCTTCGTGGAGACCGCGCATGCGGATTTCCGCGTCTGCAACAGCACGCAAAACCTCGTTGGGGTCGCAATCGGCTACCGGGGGCAGGATGGCTGGGTCAGTGAAGGTTGGTGGCAGGTCCCCTCCTCCACCTGCGCAACGCTGATAGAGGGTGAGTTGCAGTCGCGTTATTATTATCTTTATGCCGAGGACGCCGCTCACGGCGGCCGCTGGACCGGTGACGTCAACATGTGCGTGGCGGAAAACGAGTTCAAGATCGCCGGCGTAGACGATTGTTATGCCCGCAGCTTCCAGAGAATGGGTTTCAAGGAATATGACACGGGCAGACAGGGCAGCTGGATGGTCCAGCTTTCCGATACGCCAGGCACACAGGGAAATCAAAACTGA
- a CDS encoding DUF882 domain-containing protein — protein sequence MTEIVFQAGIELPYLHRNNALSTKIARGLIKDICTKLSARAVTFACLMLAAMPFVGVSATEAAAETRSLKLYYIHTREKAVITFKRNGKYDQKGLQELNRFLRDWRRNQPTRMDPRLFDLVWEVYRRSGATDYINVVSAFRSPETNGLLRTRTKGVAEKSQHMLGKAMDFYIPGVKLATLREIGMQMQIGGVGFYPTSGSPFVHMDVGGVRAWPRMSRQELVRIFPKGNTLHLPSDGKPLPGYEQAIADYKKRVSSSSIQVASSAGSGPDSSGGGGKRKTLLQALFGGGDEDEDPDSIAAPEPAERPAVARPAAPQQAAPEPEPTIAVASARALPGVTDAPLPTARPAFGNQPPANAGLATALYSPARNAAQDALQAATTPTPTSAPAERQQFADLAEVSVPVPTLLGPRGMKGDAEGSILTASADGATPAATGELASIPVPANRPAVAEALLAAANADPEGEDDLAEAQQDTLSPTVVAALEQSGQAARSQVQSAAMPTAAPFPAAVNHKVTVAPAETAKAAPQPGFGDAFDLKPAISGGLSAGLPTKGSRPSKQDAAVSEQAMVGGGRLTQDLISDWALNQNKGTTGRSVKAPRVVANRMLSKEMSASASSASFKPGAVAIESSRFSTPVKMH from the coding sequence GTGACAGAAATTGTCTTCCAGGCGGGGATCGAATTGCCATATCTGCATCGGAATAACGCGCTTTCGACCAAGATTGCGCGCGGCTTGATCAAGGATATATGCACGAAGCTGTCGGCGCGCGCTGTCACCTTTGCCTGCCTGATGCTCGCCGCAATGCCCTTCGTAGGTGTTTCGGCGACGGAAGCCGCCGCCGAGACGCGCAGCCTCAAACTGTATTATATCCATACACGCGAGAAGGCGGTCATCACCTTCAAGCGCAATGGAAAATACGACCAGAAAGGTCTGCAGGAGCTGAACCGTTTCTTGCGTGACTGGCGCCGCAATCAGCCGACGCGCATGGATCCGCGCCTTTTCGATCTCGTCTGGGAAGTTTATCGTCGCAGTGGCGCGACCGATTACATCAATGTCGTTTCGGCCTTCCGTTCGCCCGAGACCAATGGCCTGTTGCGCACGCGCACCAAGGGCGTTGCGGAAAAAAGCCAGCATATGCTCGGCAAGGCCATGGACTTTTACATTCCCGGCGTGAAGCTTGCCACGCTGCGTGAAATCGGCATGCAGATGCAGATCGGCGGCGTCGGCTTTTATCCTACCTCCGGTTCTCCCTTCGTGCACATGGATGTCGGTGGCGTTCGCGCCTGGCCGCGCATGAGCCGTCAGGAACTCGTGCGCATTTTCCCGAAGGGCAATACGCTGCATCTTCCGTCCGATGGCAAGCCGCTTCCCGGTTATGAGCAGGCGATCGCCGATTACAAGAAGCGCGTCAGCTCCTCCTCCATTCAGGTCGCTTCCAGCGCCGGTTCCGGCCCTGATTCCTCCGGTGGCGGCGGCAAGCGCAAGACCCTGTTGCAGGCACTCTTTGGCGGCGGTGACGAGGATGAAGATCCCGATAGCATCGCAGCGCCGGAGCCCGCAGAACGCCCGGCGGTCGCTCGCCCGGCGGCTCCGCAGCAGGCGGCTCCCGAGCCTGAACCCACCATTGCTGTTGCTTCAGCACGGGCCCTTCCCGGCGTGACCGATGCGCCGCTGCCGACGGCTCGTCCTGCATTCGGCAACCAGCCGCCTGCCAATGCCGGCCTTGCGACTGCGCTTTATTCTCCGGCCCGCAATGCCGCGCAGGATGCCCTGCAGGCGGCAACCACGCCGACGCCGACGTCAGCGCCGGCCGAGCGCCAGCAATTTGCCGATCTGGCTGAGGTTTCCGTGCCCGTGCCCACCCTTCTCGGCCCGCGTGGCATGAAGGGTGATGCGGAAGGGTCGATCCTGACGGCTTCTGCCGATGGTGCGACACCGGCCGCGACCGGCGAACTCGCCTCTATTCCGGTTCCGGCCAATCGTCCGGCCGTGGCGGAAGCCCTGCTGGCGGCGGCGAATGCTGATCCGGAAGGCGAAGATGATCTCGCCGAGGCACAGCAGGATACGCTTTCGCCGACCGTGGTTGCGGCTCTTGAACAGAGCGGTCAGGCTGCCCGTTCGCAGGTCCAGTCCGCCGCCATGCCGACAGCTGCGCCGTTCCCGGCCGCCGTCAACCACAAGGTTACCGTCGCGCCCGCTGAAACGGCCAAGGCCGCTCCGCAGCCTGGTTTTGGTGATGCTTTCGATCTGAAGCCCGCCATCAGTGGTGGCCTCAGCGCCGGCCTTCCGACCAAGGGTTCGCGCCCGAGCAAGCAGGATGCAGCCGTTTCCGAGCAGGCCATGGTGGGCGGTGGACGCCTGACGCAGGATCTTATTTCGGATTGGGCGCTCAACCAGAACAAGGGTACGACCGGACGCTCGGTAAAGGCGCCGCGCGTTGTCGCCAACCGCATGCTCAGCAAAGAGATGTCGGCCTCCGCCTCCTCGGCGAGCTTCAAGCCGGGTGCCGTGGCCATCGAATCCAGCCGCTTCAGCACGCCGGTGAAGATGCACTGA
- the omp10 gene encoding outer membrane lipoprotein Omp10 has protein sequence MNFKTSAALLSAAIAVSSCVAPGPSQQTSMAPSLSRGPAVDGRWIDRNGIVSTFQNGAFSTRSTDTNTLLASGTYVTISPTLYEINMTSLVRNTQSRVNCALVSPSQLNCTTDTNSQFSLTRQG, from the coding sequence ATGAACTTCAAGACAAGCGCTGCATTGCTTAGTGCCGCCATCGCGGTGTCTTCATGCGTCGCACCGGGACCCTCGCAGCAGACCTCGATGGCGCCTTCGCTTTCCCGCGGACCGGCCGTCGATGGTCGCTGGATCGACCGCAACGGCATCGTATCGACCTTCCAGAACGGCGCCTTCTCCACCCGTTCGACCGATACCAATACACTTCTGGCCTCCGGCACCTATGTCACGATTTCGCCGACGCTTTACGAAATCAACATGACCTCGCTGGTGCGCAACACGCAGTCGCGCGTCAACTGCGCGCTCGTCTCCCCGTCACAATTGAACTGCACGACGGACACGAACAGCCAGTTCTCGCTGACGCGTCAAGGCTGA
- a CDS encoding M3 family oligoendopeptidase yields MTLHHPAPQPVFSLAETSGPALGDLPGWKLSDLYPSGDSPEYKGDLEKAASMAAAFETKWKGKLESAAKATGANGIGAALKDYEALDDLIGRIGSFAGLTYFSDTSNPANGKLYGDAQAKLTDISAHLLFFTLELNRIDDVVMDACMANDAAAGHYRPWLVDLRKDKPHQLDDQLEQLFLEKSMTSAAAFNRLFDETMADLRFDIDGASLSLEVTLNMLQEPEPETRKKAAEALSATFKDNLRVFTLITNTLAKDKDISDRWRKFEDIADSRHLANRVEREVVDALAAAVKKAYPRLSHRYYAMKAKWLGMEQMNYWDRNAPLPDTSNTIIPWDEAKDTVLSAYGNFAPEMADIARRFFDEEWIDAPARPGKAPGAFAHPTVPSAHPYVLVNYLGKPRDVMTLAHELGHGVHQVLAGQQGALMCATPLTLAETASVFGEMLTFRKLLDDTKDIRERKAMLARKVEDMINTVVRQIAFYEFERKLHTARKEGELTSEQIGELWLSVQAESLGPAIRISEGYETWWTYIPHFIHSPFYVYAYAFGDCLVNSLYAVYQKAEAGFQEKYFELLKAGGTKHHSELLKPFGLDATDPSFWDKGLSMIEGLIDELEELDGKQA; encoded by the coding sequence ATGACCCTCCACCACCCCGCTCCGCAACCCGTATTCTCGCTTGCCGAAACCTCCGGCCCGGCGCTCGGCGATCTGCCCGGCTGGAAGCTGTCGGATCTTTATCCGTCGGGGGATTCGCCGGAATATAAGGGCGATCTTGAGAAGGCGGCTTCGATGGCAGCGGCTTTCGAGACAAAATGGAAGGGCAAGCTCGAATCCGCCGCAAAGGCGACCGGCGCAAACGGCATCGGCGCGGCGCTGAAGGACTATGAAGCGCTGGACGATCTTATCGGCCGCATCGGCTCCTTTGCCGGCCTTACCTATTTTTCCGATACGTCGAATCCGGCAAACGGCAAGCTTTACGGCGATGCCCAGGCGAAACTGACGGATATTTCCGCGCATCTCCTGTTCTTCACGCTGGAACTCAACCGCATCGACGATGTCGTGATGGATGCCTGCATGGCAAACGATGCCGCGGCCGGCCACTACCGTCCCTGGCTGGTGGATCTGCGCAAGGACAAGCCGCACCAGCTGGACGATCAGCTGGAGCAGCTTTTCCTTGAAAAATCGATGACCAGCGCGGCAGCCTTCAACCGCCTGTTCGACGAAACGATGGCCGATCTGCGGTTCGACATTGATGGCGCAAGCCTTTCGCTGGAAGTGACGCTCAACATGCTGCAGGAGCCGGAACCGGAAACCCGAAAGAAAGCGGCGGAGGCCTTGAGCGCCACCTTCAAGGACAATCTGCGGGTCTTCACCCTCATCACCAATACGCTTGCCAAGGACAAGGATATTTCCGACCGCTGGCGCAAGTTCGAGGATATTGCCGACAGCCGTCATCTCGCCAACCGTGTCGAGCGGGAGGTGGTCGATGCCTTGGCTGCCGCCGTCAAAAAGGCTTATCCGCGCCTTTCGCACCGTTATTACGCCATGAAGGCGAAGTGGCTCGGCATGGAGCAGATGAATTATTGGGACCGCAATGCGCCGCTTCCCGATACGTCGAATACGATCATCCCCTGGGATGAGGCGAAGGATACCGTGCTTTCCGCCTATGGAAATTTCGCCCCTGAAATGGCCGATATCGCCCGCCGATTCTTCGATGAAGAGTGGATCGACGCCCCCGCCCGTCCCGGCAAGGCGCCCGGCGCATTCGCCCATCCAACCGTGCCCTCAGCCCATCCTTACGTGCTTGTCAATTATCTCGGCAAACCGCGCGACGTGATGACGCTCGCCCATGAGCTTGGCCATGGCGTGCACCAGGTGCTGGCCGGCCAGCAGGGCGCGCTGATGTGCGCAACGCCGCTGACGCTTGCAGAAACAGCGTCCGTCTTTGGCGAAATGCTGACATTCCGCAAGCTGCTCGACGACACGAAAGATATCCGGGAACGCAAGGCCATGCTCGCCCGCAAGGTCGAGGACATGATCAATACGGTGGTGCGCCAGATCGCCTTTTACGAATTCGAGCGCAAGCTGCACACCGCCCGCAAAGAAGGCGAGCTGACCTCGGAACAGATCGGCGAATTGTGGCTGTCCGTTCAGGCCGAAAGTCTCGGCCCGGCCATCCGGATTTCCGAAGGTTACGAGACATGGTGGACCTACATCCCCCATTTCATCCACTCGCCCTTTTATGTTTACGCCTATGCCTTCGGCGATTGCCTGGTGAACTCGCTCTACGCGGTTTACCAGAAGGCCGAGGCGGGTTTTCAGGAGAAATATTTCGAGCTTCTGAAAGCCGGCGGCACCAAACACCATTCCGAGCTTCTGAAACCCTTCGGCCTCGATGCGACCGATCCTTCCTTCTGGGACAAGGGGCTTTCGATGATCGAAGGGCTGATCGACGAGTTGGAAGAACTGGACGGGAAACAGGCTTAA
- the pyk gene encoding pyruvate kinase has translation MKRNRKVKILATLGPASSDEAMIEKLHLAGADLFRINMSHASHDVMRTLIQRIRSVESRNGRPIGILADLQGPKLRVGKFAETKVDLVPGQTFTLDNNDTPGDNTRVFLPHPEILEAVKPGHRLLIDDGKLHLRAEKSDGKSIVTTVVSGTRISDRKGISLPDTLLGVGVLTDKDRVDLEAVLETNEVDWVALSFVQRPEDLAEVRKISRGRVGLMSKIEKPQAVERIEEIIELSDALMVARGDLGVEMPLEAVPGIQKQLTRACRRAGKPVVVATQMLESMITAPVPTRAEVSDVATAVFEGADAIMLSAESASGDYPIEAVSTMASIASTVEQDPYYSNIIYAQRPQPEATGADAISLAARQIAETLNLAAIVTYTSSGTTGLRAARERPQVPIIALSPIIQTARRLSVVWGLHCVVTGDASDLDDMVNRACRIVVSEGFGKPGDRIIISAGVPLGTPGATNMVRIAYIGSDGQSGV, from the coding sequence ATGAAGCGTAACCGCAAAGTCAAAATTCTTGCAACTCTCGGCCCGGCCTCTTCCGACGAGGCCATGATCGAAAAGCTGCATCTTGCTGGCGCCGATCTTTTCCGGATCAACATGAGCCATGCGAGCCACGACGTGATGCGGACGCTCATTCAGCGCATCCGCTCTGTCGAAAGCCGCAACGGCCGTCCCATCGGCATTCTGGCCGACCTGCAGGGTCCCAAGCTGCGCGTCGGAAAATTTGCCGAGACCAAGGTCGATCTGGTTCCGGGCCAAACCTTCACGCTTGATAACAACGATACCCCCGGCGACAACACCCGCGTTTTCCTGCCGCATCCTGAAATTCTCGAGGCGGTCAAGCCCGGTCACCGCCTGCTGATCGATGACGGCAAGCTGCACCTGCGCGCTGAAAAAAGCGACGGCAAGAGCATCGTCACCACGGTCGTTTCCGGCACTCGCATTTCCGACCGCAAGGGCATCAGCCTGCCCGACACCCTGCTTGGCGTCGGCGTTCTGACAGACAAGGACCGCGTCGATCTCGAAGCCGTTCTCGAGACCAACGAAGTAGACTGGGTTGCTCTTTCCTTCGTTCAGCGCCCGGAAGACCTGGCGGAGGTGCGCAAGATTTCGCGCGGTCGCGTTGGCCTGATGTCCAAGATCGAAAAGCCGCAGGCTGTCGAACGCATCGAAGAAATCATCGAGCTTTCCGACGCATTGATGGTTGCGCGCGGCGATCTTGGCGTGGAAATGCCGTTGGAAGCTGTTCCGGGCATTCAGAAGCAGCTGACCCGTGCCTGCCGGCGCGCCGGCAAGCCTGTCGTTGTTGCCACCCAGATGCTGGAATCGATGATCACCGCCCCGGTTCCGACCCGCGCGGAAGTGTCGGACGTTGCAACTGCAGTGTTCGAAGGCGCCGACGCCATCATGCTTTCGGCTGAGTCCGCTTCCGGCGATTATCCGATCGAAGCCGTATCGACCATGGCGTCCATCGCCAGCACGGTGGAACAGGACCCCTATTATTCCAACATCATCTACGCGCAGCGTCCGCAGCCGGAAGCAACCGGCGCCGACGCCATTTCGCTTGCCGCCCGCCAGATTGCCGAAACGCTGAACCTTGCGGCGATCGTCACCTACACCTCATCGGGCACGACCGGCCTGCGCGCCGCGCGTGAGCGACCGCAGGTGCCGATCATTGCGCTGTCGCCGATCATCCAGACCGCGCGCCGCCTGTCGGTCGTCTGGGGCCTTCACTGCGTCGTCACCGGTGATGCCAGCGATCTGGACGACATGGTGAACCGCGCTTGTCGCATCGTCGTTTCCGAAGGTTTCGGCAAGCCAGGTGATCGCATCATCATCTCCGCCGGCGTTCCGCTCGGCACCCCCGGCGCAACCAACATGGTGCGCATCGCCTATATCGGCTCGGACGGCCAGAGCGGCGTCTGA